GAAACGCAGTTCCTGCTGCACCTGACGGTCTGGATTGCGCTGCTCGCATTGTATCGCAAGCTCTTGGACCTGTGCGACATCTCGTCGTGGCATCCATGGATCGCGCTGTTCTCTGCTACGTTCTTTGCAGTTCACACCGCCAACACCGAGACGGTCAACTATCTTTCCGCGCGCTCCAGCTTGGTAGCGACCCTTGCGGTGGTCTGTTCGTTGCTCGTATATCTCCAGTGGCCCAAACTCCGGAGGTGGCAGCTTCATCTCGTGCCAATGCTTGTTGGCGGTCTAGCCAAGCCACTTACCGTCATGTACGCGCCGTTGCTGCTCGTGATGGTGCTGCTCCTGGAAGAGCGACGGGCTGTCGGAGGCTGGCTGAAACGAGACACGTGGAACCGACGCGTAGCCGCGAGCGTGGGGCCAGCGTTTGCGGGCGCTGCCCTGCTCTACGTCTTGGTTCGCGCAATGGAGCCAGATACGATGGTCTACAGCACCATCGATCGGCTGACCTATGCACGGACGCAGCCGTACGTGTGGCTGCGGCTGTTCTTTCTGCCTGTAGGCCTGACCGCCGATACCGATTTGGGTTTTCTTACGAGCTGGAGCGACGCACGCGTGCTCGGCGGTGTGTTGGGGTTGCTGCTGCTGGGGGGTACAATCTGGCGCCTTTCGGCCTATCCCTGGGCACGTCCCGCCGCTTTCGGTTTGTGCTGGTTCGCGCTGGCATTGATCCCGACTTCGAGCGTCGTGCCCCTTTCGGAGCCCTACAACGAGCATCGCATCTACTTCCCATACGCCGGGCTTGCGCTGGCTTTTGGCTGGGCGGGTGCCGCGATCTTGCAGCGTCAAGGCAATGCGGTCGTCGCGGCGCTGGCTGCTATGGCGCTGCTTTCGGTGCATGCGACCGGCACACAGGCCAGGAATCGCGTGTGGCACAGCGATGCTTCGCTGTGGGCCGACGTGGTCGCCAAGAGCCCGCGCAACGGGCGCGCCCTGATGAACTACGGTCTCACGAAGATGCGCACCGGCAAGTTTGAGGAGGCATTGCGTTTGTTCGAGCGCGCCCAGACGTTCCGTCCCGACTACGGCATTTTGGAGATCAACTTGGCTATCTGCAAAAGCGCGCTCGGACGGAGGTCGGAGATTGAAGCGCACTTTCGTCGGGCGTTGGAATTGGATTCCGGTTACGCGAGGGGGCATTTTTTCTACGGGCGCTGGTTGTTCCAACAAGGTCGAGCCGCCGAGGCCGAGACGCATCTAAACCGTGCTCTCGCGCTGGCTCCGAACGATCTGGCCCCTGTCCACTTGCTAATGTACGTGCTGGCAGCACGCGGAGAGCATCGGCGGCTGCAAGAGCTCGTTGCCCAGACGCGTGCCCACTATCCCGAGGACCCCGTGGTCCGCAGATTCGGTGTGCCAAGGGGAGAGCCCAACGCGTCCCGTTCTGTACCTTAGCTCGGCCGAGGTCTCGATTCTTTTGAAAAAGTGGCCCCCTCGCATCACTAACTAGACATGTTCGCCGCTTTCAGAACTGGGTGGGCGGCGCGACCCACAA
This genomic stretch from Pseudomonadota bacterium harbors:
- a CDS encoding tetratricopeptide repeat protein, yielding MNEGLKSRAGIVAAGVGALLLIGWAYSNHFDNGFQFDDFHVIEDNAAIRSLRDVPSFFRDPLTYSARPQNASYRPLLTLSYALDYARADGLKPAFFHETQFLLHLTVWIALLALYRKLLDLCDISSWHPWIALFSATFFAVHTANTETVNYLSARSSLVATLAVVCSLLVYLQWPKLRRWQLHLVPMLVGGLAKPLTVMYAPLLLVMVLLLEERRAVGGWLKRDTWNRRVAASVGPAFAGAALLYVLVRAMEPDTMVYSTIDRLTYARTQPYVWLRLFFLPVGLTADTDLGFLTSWSDARVLGGVLGLLLLGGTIWRLSAYPWARPAAFGLCWFALALIPTSSVVPLSEPYNEHRIYFPYAGLALAFGWAGAAILQRQGNAVVAALAAMALLSVHATGTQARNRVWHSDASLWADVVAKSPRNGRALMNYGLTKMRTGKFEEALRLFERAQTFRPDYGILEINLAICKSALGRRSEIEAHFRRALELDSGYARGHFFYGRWLFQQGRAAEAETHLNRALALAPNDLAPVHLLMYVLAARGEHRRLQELVAQTRAHYPEDPVVRRFGVPRGEPNASRSVP